A genomic window from Silene latifolia isolate original U9 population chromosome 11, ASM4854445v1, whole genome shotgun sequence includes:
- the LOC141614301 gene encoding uncharacterized protein LOC141614301, with protein MAKYYPSSKTAMLRNEIHTFQQEDGESLGEAWDRYQDLIASYPHHGIPEWYITQTFFQTLLPRTKEMVNASAGGGFDHLSDEEGTALIKKMVDSEANYGSRGNMLRRNGKFPKENASNSETNAKLDLLTKQFEKFSRNQVNQAATLYGAPMEEVAQVSSCELCGGSGHTYDLCGNNYNGVYEENVQEMIKNMQLQHSQEIANFAKATQQEQANLRATFLKDMREMESRMASHAMANPQRLPGCLLAQGQSSKDASNSHHAHAVVLRSGVELEDPYKDLVVEMDEDPMRDELKVNDEEESSPVEQLGKASEDKNGKKACEDLSRKVIEEGKDVDGYVEDLPYEEEAIEEVPLQQAKKVTKNSTPPKVAKRIGIQNLAPTSMTLQLADRSVKHPIGVLEDVPVKVGKLLIPADFVVLDIPEDSHTPIILGRPFLATGGVLIDVKNGRLTFQIEGNNVEFNLPNLMKGPSVERLSTIEVIDEVVHEVARDEAEMEEVFQISLHDEAMKEDHEVNDELLKKKDLRAMRTIAS; from the exons ATGGCCAAGTATTACCCTTCCTCCAAGACCGCGATGCTCCGTAACGAGATCCATACGTTCCAACAAGAGGATGGGGAGTCCTTGGGTGAAGCTTGGGACCGTTATCAAGACTTGATAGCGAGTTACCCCCACcatggaataccggaatggtacatCACTCAAACATTCTTCCAAACTTTACTACCAAGaactaaggagatggtaaatgcctccgcggggggaggTTTTGACCACTTGAGTGATGAAGAGGGCACGGcattgatcaagaaaatggtagattcggaggcaaactatggttctagaggGAACATGCTACGAAGGAATGGGAAATTTCCTAAGGAAAATGcctccaactccgagacaaatgccaagcttGACTTACTCACAAAACAATTTGAGAAGTTTTCAAGAAATCAAGTGAATCAAGCCGCAACCTTATATGGGGCACCCATGGAAGAAGTGGCTCAAGTCTCAagttgtgaactttgtggaggaagTGGTCATACTTATGACTTGTGTGGCAACAATTACAATGGGGTCTATGAAGAGAATGTTCAAGAG ATGATAAAAAACATGCAACTTCAACATAGCCAAGAgatagctaattttgctaaagcTACTCAACAAGAACAAGCGAATTTGAGGGCTACCTTCCTTAAGGACATGAGGGAAATGGAATCTAGGATGGCTTCTCatgctatggctaaccctcaaCGGCTGCCCGGTTGTTTGTTGGCTCAAGGACAAAGCTCCAAGGatgcctcaaatagccaccatgctcatgcggtagtgCTAAGGAGTGGTGTAGAGCTTGAGGACCCCTACAAGGACCTTGTGGTAGAAATGGATGAAGATCCCATGAGGGATGAGTTGAAAGTAAATGATGAAGAGGAAAGCTCGCCCGTTGAACAATTGGGTAAAGCTAGTGAAGACAAGAACGGGAAGAAAGCATGTGAAGATTTGTCTAGAAAGGTAATTGAAGAGGGCAAGGATGTTGATGGGTATGTTgaagacctcccttatgaggagGAAGCTATTGAAGAAGTACCTTTACAACAAGCTAAAAAGGTAACAAAGAATTCGACCCCTCCAAAG GTTGCCAAGAGAATCGGCATTCAAAACCTTGCTCCCACCTCaatgactctccaattggcggataggtccgtcaaaCACCCTATTGGGGTGCTTGAAGACGTACCCGTCAAGGTTGGAAAGCTTTTAATTCCCGCCGATTTTGTTGTCCTCgatattccggaggatagccACACTCCCATCATCCTCGGTAGGCCGTTCTTGGCTACCGGGGGAGTtctcattgatgtgaagaatgggcggctaaccttccaaattgaGGGCAACAATGTCGAGTTTAACCTCCCAAATTTGATGAAAGGTCCAAGTGTAGAAAGGTTGAGCACAATTGAGGTAATTGATGAAGTAGTGCATGAAGTAGCCCGTGACGAGGcggagatggaagaggtttttcaaatctcTTTGCATGATGAGGCAATGAAAGAGGATCATGAAGTTAATGATGAActattgaagaaa aaAGACTTGCGGGCCATGCGTACTATTGCTTCTTAG